In Paenibacillus sp. J23TS9, a single genomic region encodes these proteins:
- a CDS encoding CynX/NimT family MFS transporter, translating into MSRFIFLIMALFLASLNLRPVITSVSPLLGTIQDTLGMNGSAASLLTSLPVLCMGFFAPAAVKLSNRWSLERTITYCLLLIGAATAARYVVNSAWLMLATAFLAGVGIAVIGPLLSGFIKKNFSNPSAIVGVYSMALVIGAALGSAFSVPLQNTLNHSWQASVASWSALAVIALCFWWRPVRKTANTADPAAASVSSLAENKGLKLPLNNKRAWLLTCFFGLMAFMFYSLTAWLPPIVEEMGYDKHTAGMILTLFTLVQIPVSFLLPILVSRFQHRVVWLIGCSMMELVGLVLLQLPVTPWLTCIFLGIGAGGLFPMALMLPIDESANMEEASALSAMTQSGGYIFASLGPLCVGLIHDNTGSFPPALLGLTGVVVIMMGIQFKIGNRKIKPIPSGEKISG; encoded by the coding sequence TTGTCACGTTTTATTTTTCTTATTATGGCCCTGTTCCTTGCTTCACTCAATTTGCGTCCCGTGATCACTTCTGTCTCTCCCTTGCTGGGGACGATACAAGATACATTAGGCATGAACGGATCCGCGGCCAGTTTGTTGACCTCCCTGCCCGTCTTGTGTATGGGGTTCTTTGCACCAGCGGCGGTCAAATTAAGCAACCGCTGGAGTCTTGAACGTACCATTACTTATTGTCTACTGCTGATTGGCGCCGCCACAGCCGCAAGATATGTCGTTAACTCTGCATGGCTGATGCTGGCAACCGCTTTTCTTGCCGGTGTGGGTATTGCCGTTATTGGACCGCTGTTGTCCGGATTCATCAAGAAGAATTTTTCCAACCCTTCGGCTATCGTCGGTGTATATTCCATGGCGCTTGTCATAGGTGCTGCCCTCGGATCCGCCTTTTCCGTGCCTTTGCAAAATACGCTGAACCATTCCTGGCAGGCTTCAGTCGCATCATGGTCGGCCCTGGCCGTCATTGCCCTTTGCTTTTGGTGGAGACCTGTCCGGAAAACTGCAAATACAGCAGATCCTGCCGCAGCCAGCGTTTCATCCTTAGCAGAGAACAAAGGATTAAAGCTGCCGTTAAACAATAAACGAGCTTGGCTGCTGACCTGCTTTTTCGGTCTGATGGCTTTCATGTTTTACTCACTCACCGCTTGGCTGCCACCGATCGTAGAGGAAATGGGTTACGACAAACATACGGCAGGCATGATTTTGACCTTATTCACACTCGTACAAATACCGGTCAGCTTTCTGCTCCCTATCCTCGTCAGCCGTTTTCAGCACCGGGTAGTCTGGCTGATCGGCTGCTCCATGATGGAGCTGGTCGGTCTGGTTCTGCTTCAGTTGCCCGTGACGCCTTGGCTCACCTGCATTTTTCTGGGGATCGGCGCTGGAGGATTATTCCCCATGGCCTTAATGCTGCCTATTGATGAGTCAGCGAATATGGAAGAAGCAAGTGCATTATCTGCAATGACGCAATCCGGCGGCTATATATTTGCTTCCCTGGGTCCGCTTTGCGTAGGCTTAATACATGATAATACAGGCAGTTTTCCGCCTGCGCTTCTTGGATTAACGGGCGTGGTGGTCATCATGATGGGGATTCAGTTTAAAATCGGAAACCGAAAAATCAAGCCTATTCCATCCGGCGAAAAGATATCTGGTTGA
- a CDS encoding HAD family hydrolase, with amino-acid sequence MTQKTNFEQVREFHQAFNCPAPEMPTPLSDKLANNRAAFILEEVIELLHATAGSDERFELFFNDLIDRAKETYVKQSQKPYPQDKLTGQVDSFTDIKYFANGGFVEMGIEPDPIFSIVHEANMGKIFPDGKPHYNEVGKVIKPEHWEKDHAPEPKIAREINRQIELGAKRFEK; translated from the coding sequence ATGACACAGAAGACGAACTTTGAACAGGTTAGAGAGTTTCACCAGGCATTCAATTGTCCTGCACCAGAGATGCCAACACCGTTGTCGGATAAATTGGCTAACAATCGTGCTGCTTTTATTTTAGAGGAAGTCATTGAGCTCTTACATGCAACTGCTGGAAGCGATGAACGTTTCGAGTTGTTTTTTAACGATTTGATAGATCGTGCAAAAGAAACTTATGTAAAGCAATCTCAAAAACCCTATCCGCAAGATAAACTTACCGGGCAAGTGGATTCATTTACCGATATTAAGTATTTTGCTAATGGTGGCTTTGTGGAAATGGGGATTGAGCCCGATCCCATCTTTTCAATAGTTCATGAAGCAAATATGGGGAAGATTTTCCCGGATGGCAAACCACATTACAATGAAGTAGGGAAGGTTATCAAACCGGAACATTGGGAGAAGGACCATGCTCCTGAGCCCAAAATTGCGAGGGAAATCAATCGGCAGATTGAATTAGGCGCTAAGCGATTCGAAAAATAG
- a CDS encoding proline dehydrogenase family protein: MDSTELYRKVLLSISGNKLVEKLSLQYGKKLAGKFIAGDTLAEALAEIEIMNSKGIMVTLDHLGEGIKELTEATGYKEEYIRLVNGIAEGNVNSNVSLKPTQMGLALNKEACYDNIRAVVIQAKKHNNFVRIDMEDTPFTQATIDIVLRLHAEGLTNVGTVIQAYLFRTEDDVKQLIEAKVNLRLVKGAYKEPGTVAYQQMSEVIDNYKKIIKMHLDGGVYTAIASHDDRIIHWVKEYAARNGISKEAFEFQMLYGLRMNDQEQLAKEGYRIRCYMPYGTMWYPYYTRRLAEKPANLWMVVKNMFK, encoded by the coding sequence ATGGACAGTACAGAATTATACCGAAAGGTGCTGCTCTCGATTTCCGGCAATAAACTGGTCGAGAAGCTTTCACTTCAATACGGCAAGAAATTGGCAGGCAAATTTATTGCAGGCGATACCTTGGCTGAAGCTCTAGCCGAAATCGAAATCATGAACAGTAAAGGCATCATGGTCACATTGGATCATCTGGGTGAGGGGATCAAGGAATTAACGGAAGCCACTGGCTACAAGGAAGAATATATTAGACTGGTTAATGGTATCGCAGAGGGGAACGTAAACTCTAATGTATCTTTGAAGCCCACCCAAATGGGTTTAGCTCTCAATAAGGAAGCCTGCTACGACAACATCCGTGCCGTCGTTATCCAAGCCAAGAAGCATAACAACTTTGTGCGCATCGATATGGAAGATACGCCATTCACCCAAGCGACGATTGATATCGTACTGCGACTGCATGCGGAAGGATTGACCAATGTTGGCACCGTCATTCAAGCCTATTTGTTCCGCACGGAAGACGATGTAAAGCAATTGATCGAAGCAAAAGTAAATCTTCGTTTGGTTAAGGGGGCATATAAAGAACCGGGAACGGTTGCCTATCAACAGATGAGCGAAGTCATTGACAATTACAAGAAGATCATCAAGATGCATTTGGACGGAGGCGTCTATACCGCCATCGCCTCACATGACGACCGCATCATACATTGGGTCAAGGAATATGCGGCAAGGAACGGTATCTCCAAAGAAGCCTTTGAATTTCAGATGCTGTATGGCTTACGGATGAATGATCAGGAACAATTGGCCAAAGAAGGTTATCGGATTCGCTGCTATATGCCATACGGTACCATGTGGTATCCCTACTATACGCGCCGGCTGGCCGAAAAACCCGCAAATTTGTGGATGGTCGTCAAAAACATGTTCAAATAG
- the rpoN gene encoding RNA polymerase factor sigma-54, with amino-acid sequence MLGYQLVQDQRLKLAITPELKQSIHILTLSGYELVPYLQEQATENPVLELEDHSDIYIYGRKTRTGEEKDFMQDPFWNVNKAQETMEARLKSQLRLLSLPPEVYRTAAYMAGNLNDDGYLDITLTDIRTELNISEALLELALEKLQSLDPAGIAGRNLRECLLLQIIRDPDAVPYAYEIVDEYLTELADGNLGRMVSALRISREQVMVAYKYIRSLNPRPGLSIGAFEQHYIVPDAIVEYHADGFTVSMQSSGIPKLSISNECREWVKLRQSTEASSYLNHCVKSAQWIIRCIEMRKQTLMKVVYAMMDEQREFLAKGVKGLRPMTLHTISSKLDMHESTISRAVHDKFVLTPYGVFPLKYFFAAGLSTSGGGAASSQKVKARIKELIDSENKTRPYSDQKLVDVLFSEGVRLSRRTVTKYREELKILSSSSRRRKI; translated from the coding sequence TTGTTAGGCTATCAATTGGTGCAAGATCAGCGCTTGAAACTGGCGATCACTCCTGAACTGAAACAATCCATTCATATTTTAACATTGTCGGGTTATGAGCTTGTTCCGTATTTGCAGGAACAGGCGACAGAGAATCCTGTCCTGGAACTTGAAGATCACAGTGATATCTATATCTATGGCAGAAAGACCAGAACCGGTGAAGAAAAGGACTTCATGCAAGATCCGTTCTGGAATGTGAACAAAGCACAAGAAACAATGGAGGCAAGGCTGAAGAGTCAACTGCGACTTCTCTCGCTCCCTCCGGAAGTGTATAGAACCGCTGCATACATGGCCGGTAATCTAAACGATGACGGATATCTGGACATTACCCTAACCGATATTCGGACAGAGCTGAATATTTCCGAGGCACTCCTGGAGCTTGCGCTTGAGAAGCTGCAATCGCTGGATCCGGCAGGCATAGCGGGAAGAAACTTGCGGGAATGCTTGCTGCTGCAGATCATCCGGGATCCGGATGCTGTTCCCTACGCATATGAGATCGTGGATGAATATTTGACGGAATTAGCTGATGGAAACTTGGGACGCATGGTTTCTGCTTTACGGATCTCAAGGGAACAGGTGATGGTCGCCTATAAATATATACGAAGCTTAAATCCTCGTCCCGGGCTTTCGATTGGCGCATTCGAACAACATTATATCGTTCCGGATGCCATTGTCGAATATCATGCCGATGGTTTTACAGTTTCGATGCAATCTTCAGGTATTCCCAAACTTTCCATCAGCAACGAGTGCAGAGAATGGGTTAAGCTGCGGCAATCGACAGAAGCTTCATCGTATTTGAACCATTGCGTGAAGTCGGCACAATGGATCATTCGATGCATTGAGATGCGGAAGCAGACCTTGATGAAGGTCGTGTACGCCATGATGGATGAGCAACGTGAGTTCTTGGCAAAAGGCGTCAAAGGCCTCCGTCCTATGACCTTGCATACGATATCCAGCAAGCTGGATATGCATGAATCAACGATCAGTCGGGCGGTTCACGACAAGTTCGTCCTTACGCCATATGGCGTGTTTCCGCTTAAGTACTTCTTCGCTGCCGGTCTTTCGACTTCGGGCGGAGGAGCAGCGTCTTCCCAGAAAGTGAAAGCGAGGATCAAAGAGCTCATCGATTCCGAGAATAAAACCCGTCCTTACTCCGATCAGAAGCTCGTTGATGTGCTTTTTTCGGAAGGGGTAAGGCTGTCGCGCAGAACGGTTACCAAATATCGTGAAGAATTAAAGATTCTTTCTTCTTCAAGCCGAAGACGCAAAATATAA
- a CDS encoding ankyrin repeat domain-containing protein, which translates to MNQPFILSAGKGDTSNVLKLLQDGADINAVDERGRTAVMAATYNNKVDTVKALIQKGADLNIRDHNLNNVLLYAGAEGFLEIVKLAIGAGANTKLTNRFGGTALIPASERGHVEIVEELLTHSDIDIDHINNLHWTALLEAVILGNGGEKHQKIVRLLVDHDADVHIADGDGITPLHHAKKRGYREIEHILQLSGA; encoded by the coding sequence CTGAATCAACCATTCATTTTATCAGCGGGAAAAGGAGACACGTCAAACGTTCTGAAACTGCTTCAAGACGGAGCGGACATTAATGCGGTGGATGAACGCGGAAGAACTGCCGTCATGGCAGCGACGTATAACAATAAGGTGGATACGGTAAAAGCACTGATCCAAAAGGGTGCAGACCTTAATATTCGCGATCACAACTTGAATAATGTGCTTTTGTATGCCGGAGCGGAAGGTTTTCTTGAAATCGTAAAACTCGCGATCGGTGCCGGTGCAAATACCAAACTTACGAACCGGTTTGGAGGCACAGCCCTGATCCCTGCTTCTGAACGTGGACATGTCGAAATTGTTGAAGAACTGCTTACCCATTCGGATATAGACATTGACCACATTAATAATTTGCATTGGACGGCATTACTTGAAGCGGTCATTCTAGGAAACGGCGGAGAGAAGCATCAAAAAATCGTGCGGCTGCTGGTTGATCACGATGCCGATGTACATATTGCTGACGGTGACGGCATCACTCCTTTGCATCATGCTAAAAAACGTGGATATCGTGAAATTGAACATATTTTACAACTGTCGGGTGCGTAA
- a CDS encoding sigma-54-dependent Fis family transcriptional regulator has protein sequence MKHLLPSLERLIRTDYNIVNLSDLASLQDSHEIGYNFPVFLRNDSGQYGLLNKTSNDPHSNIPNMINVQTVNAEDSLTSISTAFVSCSLAIVLRDGQPVGYVTAPDIIEATVQAHRYIEAYFSTTLKTLNPDVAITLINEEGHVAVWTSGAEHIFSIQKNEIIGKPASDFFQVDRLQSLKTLETGESVHKMQHRPRQDMFVLINSTPVKLDDRIIGAVAAESDLTTQMRLHQELLQMTSKVHHLQKEVALLSPSSDPFQHIKGTSTTIKNSIDTIKKISTTKATVLIQGESGTGKELFAQAIHNSREQSNAPFIAINCGAIPAALFESELFGYEKGAFSGADPKGKKGKIELANGGTLFLDEIGEMPLDMQVKMLRVLQEKNYFAVGGTQLKKADCRIVAATNRDLKKMIMAGSFREDLYYRLNVVSLDVPSLRDRKEDIYELTQSFLHEFSLVYGRHIQSFTPDVFEDLLQYDWPGNIRELRNIVERLVIFSTDGEIKREYLPANIYSGDHKRRSPGPPADDLNKTELDGSTFQAKLDEFERTLLLHTLESANGNKLAIAKQLGISRATLYNKLKRLNL, from the coding sequence ATGAAACATCTATTGCCCAGTCTGGAACGTCTTATTCGAACGGATTACAATATTGTCAATCTGTCTGACCTGGCATCACTCCAAGATAGCCATGAAATAGGGTATAACTTCCCTGTTTTCCTAAGAAATGATTCCGGACAATATGGATTATTGAACAAGACATCCAACGATCCCCACTCAAATATACCGAACATGATCAACGTTCAAACCGTCAATGCAGAGGATTCTTTGACCTCCATCTCTACAGCCTTCGTTTCTTGTTCTCTTGCGATTGTCTTGCGTGATGGCCAGCCGGTCGGTTATGTTACAGCCCCGGATATAATCGAAGCAACCGTGCAGGCGCACAGATATATAGAAGCTTATTTTTCAACCACTTTGAAAACGCTTAATCCTGACGTCGCGATCACACTAATAAATGAGGAAGGACATGTCGCAGTCTGGACATCCGGTGCGGAGCATATATTTTCTATTCAGAAAAACGAGATCATCGGCAAACCCGCTTCGGATTTTTTTCAAGTCGACCGCCTGCAATCGCTTAAAACGCTTGAAACCGGCGAATCCGTGCATAAAATGCAGCATCGGCCGCGGCAAGATATGTTTGTCCTCATTAATTCCACCCCCGTAAAATTGGATGATCGTATCATTGGGGCTGTTGCAGCGGAATCCGATTTGACGACACAGATGAGACTTCATCAGGAGCTGCTGCAGATGACAAGCAAGGTTCATCATTTGCAGAAAGAAGTTGCATTGTTGAGCCCTTCAAGTGATCCTTTCCAGCATATCAAGGGAACGAGCACCACAATCAAAAACAGCATCGACACAATTAAAAAGATCAGTACGACGAAAGCAACGGTCCTTATCCAGGGAGAAAGCGGTACTGGAAAAGAACTTTTCGCCCAGGCGATTCACAATTCCCGCGAGCAGAGCAACGCCCCGTTTATCGCAATCAATTGCGGGGCTATTCCGGCCGCCCTGTTCGAAAGTGAATTATTCGGCTACGAGAAGGGTGCCTTCTCCGGAGCTGATCCGAAAGGCAAGAAAGGTAAAATCGAATTAGCCAATGGAGGCACGCTTTTTCTTGATGAAATTGGGGAAATGCCCCTGGATATGCAAGTTAAAATGCTTCGAGTGCTGCAGGAAAAGAATTATTTTGCGGTCGGCGGCACTCAATTGAAGAAAGCAGACTGTCGCATCGTTGCGGCAACCAACCGTGATTTAAAGAAAATGATTATGGCAGGCAGCTTCCGTGAGGATCTCTACTATCGACTGAATGTCGTATCCCTGGATGTTCCCTCGTTGCGTGACCGCAAAGAAGATATATATGAACTTACGCAATCCTTTCTGCATGAGTTCTCACTCGTTTATGGACGTCATATCCAATCATTCACGCCCGATGTATTCGAGGATTTGCTTCAATACGATTGGCCCGGCAACATTAGGGAACTTCGAAACATCGTTGAGCGGCTTGTTATTTTCTCTACCGACGGGGAAATCAAACGCGAATACTTGCCTGCCAATATCTATTCAGGAGATCATAAGCGCCGATCTCCAGGCCCGCCGGCCGATGATCTGAATAAAACTGAGCTGGACGGCTCCACATTTCAGGCTAAACTCGACGAATTCGAACGTACTCTTTTGCTCCACACTTTGGAATCGGCCAATGGAAACAAGCTTGCCATCGCGAAGCAGCTCGGCATTTCGAGGGCAACGCTCTATAACAAGCTCAAGCGGCTAAATTTATAG
- a CDS encoding LysR family transcriptional regulator, whose translation MINPIISIIIISITYEKLVNRLEIRQLHYFMAVCEEMHFTKAAEKIGVSQPTLSQQIRALEDELHMPLFDRIGKKIALTEAGMLLLNNATTIMDTLQNVKDSIADLRHLHGGKIRVGIMPSDLDYRITQLVIDFHHEFPKVKLMVISSIDILQQVLDSEVDIGIGVNVRPNDRLVTIPLCREEYVLTVSKQHPLANRTSIDLKELKDLPVIMYPEGYLGRDLVEDTTAQQGFQLHSILETSSATSILNLVKANIGATVQPYLLIRQINDPDLQMIRIKDNPPSRSMAIIYRSDRYLSQAAKAFMDRCREYFQDEGGGHAHPNCRYPIPPERRGQAAKQRAFHDIGCNGL comes from the coding sequence TTGATCAATCCTATTATTTCTATTATTATCATTAGTATTACTTATGAAAAGTTGGTGAATCGTTTGGAAATCCGTCAGCTTCACTATTTTATGGCGGTTTGTGAAGAGATGCATTTTACGAAAGCAGCGGAAAAAATTGGCGTATCCCAGCCTACATTAAGCCAGCAGATACGTGCGCTGGAGGATGAGCTTCATATGCCGCTGTTTGACCGGATCGGCAAAAAAATAGCGCTCACCGAAGCGGGGATGCTGCTGTTAAATAATGCAACCACAATTATGGATACACTGCAGAACGTCAAGGATTCGATCGCGGATCTTCGTCATCTTCATGGCGGGAAAATAAGAGTGGGTATCATGCCATCTGATTTGGATTACCGGATTACGCAGCTGGTCATTGATTTCCATCATGAATTTCCGAAGGTGAAATTGATGGTGATCTCGTCCATAGATATTCTCCAGCAGGTGCTTGATAGTGAGGTGGATATCGGAATCGGCGTGAATGTACGGCCGAATGACCGGCTGGTTACCATCCCTTTATGCAGAGAGGAATACGTGCTGACGGTTTCAAAGCAGCATCCATTAGCCAACCGGACGAGTATTGACCTGAAGGAATTAAAGGATCTTCCCGTCATCATGTATCCCGAAGGATATCTCGGCCGTGATTTGGTGGAAGATACGACAGCGCAGCAGGGCTTCCAGCTCCATTCCATTCTTGAAACCAGTTCGGCTACTTCGATTCTCAATCTGGTGAAAGCCAACATCGGAGCGACAGTGCAGCCCTATCTGTTAATTCGACAAATCAATGATCCGGATTTGCAAATGATTCGTATCAAAGATAATCCGCCAAGCCGCAGTATGGCGATCATCTACCGTTCTGACCGTTATCTGAGCCAAGCGGCGAAGGCTTTCATGGACAGGTGCAGGGAATACTTTCAAGACGAGGGAGGGGGGCATGCTCATCCAAACTGTCGTTATCCCATACCGCCAGAACGAAGAGGACAAGCTGCAAAACAAAGAGCTTTTCACGACATCGGCTGTAATGGATTATAA
- a CDS encoding MFS transporter gives MKMRMATDMRRFLQVEGAARMLFTLICYGMGMGILAPMNAIYLSESIGLSKGEVVSIFVVSLLLNMGTTITVGLLSDKLRSRKKLAITAASLCLIGLLVYMRAEGYIQALIGMCIVSAPSGLIMGQLFALSRNHFSRLAGDIVEMAQIWLRAGYSVGFFCGLLAGANLYLIATFQGVLWGNFAGYALLVIMLLTYREHTEEKNQSSPGAGEPFSFVMLIALLLLASADALRGLYLPLVVKSLFGKPEYVSYIWSTQAVFELLFMTIAGYWAAKYGSRKIILLGGICALITYSVYALHSPLIVFFLIQPVYSFFVSILYGVAMGYVQRMFVGRTGFGSSLYVFISLTASLIGYVLPLFIEGYDPSIFVIPMSLVLISLMIICIVLFRERRSSKPSQLLQ, from the coding sequence ATGAAGATGCGCATGGCTACGGATATGAGACGTTTTTTGCAGGTCGAGGGCGCTGCCAGGATGCTGTTTACGTTAATTTGCTATGGAATGGGCATGGGAATATTGGCTCCGATGAATGCCATTTATCTGAGCGAGAGCATTGGACTGTCCAAGGGCGAAGTCGTGTCGATCTTCGTTGTATCGCTGCTGCTCAATATGGGAACGACGATTACCGTTGGACTGTTAAGCGATAAGCTGCGCAGCAGGAAAAAGCTCGCCATTACAGCAGCTTCGTTATGCCTCATCGGTTTGTTGGTATACATGCGTGCTGAAGGATATATTCAGGCTCTGATCGGGATGTGTATTGTGAGTGCGCCGTCCGGACTCATTATGGGACAGTTATTCGCTTTGTCTCGGAATCATTTTTCCAGACTAGCCGGTGATATTGTGGAAATGGCGCAAATTTGGCTGCGAGCCGGGTACAGCGTCGGATTTTTTTGCGGTTTGCTAGCTGGAGCGAATTTATATTTGATTGCAACGTTTCAAGGGGTATTATGGGGCAATTTTGCAGGTTATGCGCTGCTTGTTATTATGCTGCTAACTTATCGGGAACACACGGAAGAGAAGAATCAGTCCAGTCCGGGAGCGGGTGAACCTTTTTCCTTTGTCATGCTGATCGCGCTGCTGCTGCTTGCAAGCGCAGATGCCCTTCGCGGATTGTATCTGCCGCTTGTTGTCAAATCGTTATTCGGCAAACCGGAATACGTGTCATATATTTGGAGTACGCAGGCCGTATTCGAGCTGTTGTTCATGACGATTGCCGGTTATTGGGCGGCGAAATACGGCAGCAGAAAAATTATATTGCTCGGCGGGATCTGTGCGCTTATTACTTATTCGGTTTACGCTTTGCATTCGCCTCTGATCGTATTTTTCCTCATTCAGCCGGTTTATTCTTTCTTCGTTTCCATCTTATATGGAGTGGCTATGGGGTATGTTCAGCGTATGTTTGTAGGCCGAACCGGATTCGGTTCGAGTTTGTACGTATTCATTTCATTAACGGCATCATTGATCGGATACGTACTGCCACTATTCATCGAAGGGTATGATCCATCCATATTCGTCATTCCGATGTCACTGGTGCTCATTTCCCTTATGATCATTTGTATTGTTCTGTTTCGTGAACGCCGTTCCTCGAAGCCGTCTCAACTGCTCCAATAA
- the pruA gene encoding L-glutamate gamma-semialdehyde dehydrogenase → MRSEFRNETFVNFKEAHNNVEYDAALKKVEAELGMEYPLIIGGERIMTDHKISSINPANKTQVIGIVSQADIHIAEKAIQTAAATFETWKRTDPNERARYLYRAAAILRRRKHEFSALMTFEAGKTRVEADVETAEAIDFLEFYAREMQRLSQPQPLTVSAEEENELYYIPLGVGVVIPPWNFPLAIMAGMTSAALVSGNTVVLKPASTTPIIAAKFMALLEEVGLPAGVVNFLPGPGGQVGDYLVDHPLTRFISFTGSRDVGLRINERAAKPNPGQKWIKRVVAEMGGKDAIVVDKEADLDLAADTITLSAFGFSGQKCSACSRVIVHEDVYDTVLERVVERASKLVMSDPADAGASLGPVIDEKAYAKIREYIEIGKQEGRLVLGGGTGDPNGFFIEPTIFADVDSNARISQEEIFGPVVAFTKAKSFDEALDFANNTDYGLTGAVISSNGANLEKARREFFVGNLYFNRKCTGALVGTHPFGGFNMSGTDSKAGGRDYLLLFTQAKLVCDRF, encoded by the coding sequence ATGAGATCAGAATTCAGGAACGAAACATTCGTTAACTTTAAGGAAGCACACAATAATGTGGAATACGATGCAGCTCTTAAGAAGGTGGAGGCCGAACTTGGCATGGAATATCCGCTCATTATCGGCGGCGAGAGAATCATGACCGACCATAAAATCTCGTCGATAAATCCGGCAAATAAAACGCAAGTGATCGGCATCGTGTCGCAAGCGGACATCCATATCGCGGAGAAAGCAATCCAAACTGCTGCGGCGACGTTTGAAACATGGAAGCGTACCGATCCCAATGAGCGTGCCCGATATTTGTACCGGGCCGCAGCGATTTTAAGACGGCGCAAGCATGAATTTTCTGCATTGATGACTTTTGAGGCTGGAAAAACGAGAGTGGAAGCAGACGTCGAAACCGCCGAAGCCATCGATTTTCTCGAATTTTATGCGCGTGAGATGCAGCGTCTCAGCCAGCCACAGCCATTGACGGTTAGCGCAGAGGAAGAGAATGAGCTGTACTATATTCCTCTTGGCGTAGGCGTCGTTATTCCGCCGTGGAACTTCCCGCTTGCGATTATGGCAGGCATGACCTCTGCGGCTCTTGTATCCGGCAACACGGTCGTTCTGAAGCCGGCGAGCACAACACCAATCATTGCTGCGAAATTCATGGCTTTGCTGGAAGAAGTAGGGTTACCTGCCGGAGTTGTCAACTTCCTTCCCGGACCCGGTGGGCAAGTCGGCGATTATCTCGTTGACCATCCTCTCACCCGGTTCATCAGTTTTACAGGCTCTCGCGATGTAGGTTTGCGTATTAATGAACGGGCTGCAAAACCAAATCCAGGGCAAAAATGGATTAAACGCGTTGTAGCTGAAATGGGTGGCAAGGATGCGATCGTTGTTGACAAAGAAGCCGATCTGGATCTGGCTGCGGACACGATTACGCTTTCCGCCTTCGGTTTCTCCGGGCAGAAATGTTCGGCATGCTCCCGCGTTATCGTTCATGAGGATGTCTATGATACGGTTCTGGAGAGAGTCGTAGAACGTGCAAGTAAATTGGTTATGAGCGATCCGGCCGATGCAGGTGCTAGCCTGGGACCTGTAATCGATGAGAAGGCATACGCGAAGATTCGTGAATATATTGAAATTGGCAAGCAGGAAGGGCGTCTGGTGCTTGGAGGCGGTACGGGTGATCCGAACGGATTTTTCATCGAGCCGACGATCTTCGCAGATGTGGATTCCAATGCCCGGATTTCCCAAGAAGAAATATTTGGGCCGGTCGTTGCCTTTACAAAAGCCAAATCCTTCGATGAAGCGCTGGATTTCGCCAACAATACGGATTACGGCTTAACCGGGGCAGTGATCTCAAGCAATGGAGCCAATCTGGAGAAAGCAAGACGGGAATTTTTCGTGGGCAATCTGTACTTCAACCGCAAATGCACGGGTGCATTGGTCGGAACGCATCCGTTTGGCGGATTCAATATGTCGGGTACGGATTCGAAAGCCGGCGGTCGTGATTATTTATTATTGTTTACGCAAGCGAAGCTGGTATGCGATCGATTCTAA